A genomic segment from Glycine max cultivar Williams 82 chromosome 1, Glycine_max_v4.0, whole genome shotgun sequence encodes:
- the LOC100776463 gene encoding arabinosyltransferase XEG113 isoform X2: MACEEVAHSRPLFLTIYTIVFVGVVFSSLYVFSAIRYPSTNASTWSLSNEDVRLTEQTLNVSQSGNAHVVPSVPPEARNVKTRPILNIPPRNKKMPSLNTFRLTEELVQQRVKDNIIIVTFGNYAFMDFILTWVEQLNDLGVSNYLVGAMDTKLLEALYWKGIPVFDMGSHMSTDDVGWGSPTFHKMGREKVILINLILPFGYELLMCDTDMVWLKNPLPYLASYPKADVLTSSDQVVPTVVDDSLEIWQEVGAAYNIGIFHWRPTESAKKLAKEWKELLLADDKIWDQNGFNDIVHRQLGPSVDEDSGLVYAYDGNLKLGILPSSIFCSGHTYFVQAMYQQLRLEPYAVHTTFQYAGTEGKRHRLREAMVFRDPPEYYNPPGGFLSFKPSIPKSLLLSGKHTIESHFTLVNYQMKQIRTALAIASLLNRTLVMPPLWCRIDRLWFPHPGVLDGSMTRQPFLCPLDHVFEVNAMLKELPEEEFGPGIDIREYSILDNPILPSEVKKSWLDVQLCKDGTQDCFASNNTTVGGVLKFPRHSNEERIFFD, translated from the exons ATGGCGTGTGAGGAAGTGGCTCATTCGAGACCTCTGTTCCTCACGATCTACACTATTGTCTTCGTTGGCGTCGTCTTTTCCTCACTCTACGTCTTCTCCGCCATTCGCTACCCCTCCACCAACGCTTCTACTTGGTCCCTTTCAA ATGAGGATGTTCGTCTTACAGAACAAACACTTAACGTTTCTCAGTCGGGAAATGCGCATGTTGTGCCTTCTGTTCCTCCGGAGGCACGAAATGTGAAGACAAGGCCTATTTTGAATATTCCTCCGCGCAATAAAAAGATGCCATCTTTGAATACTTTCAGATTGACCGAAGAATTGGTTCAGCAAAGGGTGAAAGATAACATTATAATTGTGACCTTTGGTAACTATGCATTTATGGACTTTATTCTGACTTGGGTTGAACAGTTGAATGATCTGGGAGTTTCTAATTATCTTGTTG GTGCAATGGATACCAAGTTATTGGAGGCGCTTTATTGGAAAGGGATACCAGTTTTTGACATGGGCAGCCATATGAGTACAGATGATGTTGGCTGGGGGTCTCCAACATTTCATAAAATGGGGAGAGAAAAAGTTATTCTGATCAACTTGATACTGCCTTTCGGTTACGAGCTGTTGATGTGTGACACTGACATGGTTTGGTTGAAg AACCCACTTCCATATCTTGCTAGTTATCCCAAAGCAGATGTTTTAACATCCAGTGATCAAGTTGTTCCAACAGTGGTTGATGATAGTCTGGAAATTTGGCAAGAAG TTGGTGCTGCTTACAACATTGGAATTTTCCATTGGAGACCTACTGAGTCTGCGAAAAAATTAGCAAAGGAATGGAAGGAACTGCTTCTAGCTGATGATAAGATATGGGATCAGAATGGTTTTAATGATATTGTACATAGACAATTAGGACCGTCAGTTGATGAGGACAGTGGACTTGTTTATGCTTATGATGGAAATCTAAAGCTGGGAATTTTGCCTTCAAGTATCTTCTGTAGTGGACATACATATTTTGTCCAG GCTATGTATCAGCAACTCAGATTGGAGCCATATGCAGTGCACACAACATTTCAATATGCAGGCACTGAAGGAAAGCGCCACCGACTGCGAGAAGCCATGGTTTTCCGTGATCCACCAGAATACTATAATCCTCCTG GGGGCTTCTTGTCATTTAAGCCTTCTATTCCAAAAAGCTTGTTGCTAAGTGGGAAGCATACCATTGAATCACATTTTACACTTGTTAATTACCAA ATGAAACAGATTAGAACAGCACTTGCAATTGCTTCCCTTTTGAACAGAACACTG GTGATGCCTCCACTATGGTGCAGAATTGATAGGCTATGGTTTCCCCATCCTGGTGTTTTAGACGGGTCTATGACTAGACAACCTTTTCTCTGTCCTTTGGATCATGTCTTTGAG GTAAATGCCATGTTGAAAGAACTCCCTGAGGAAGAGTTTGGCCCCGGAATAGATATTAGAGAGTACTCAATACTTGATAATCCCATCCTCCCCTCAGAG GTGAAGAAGTCATGGCTTGATGTTCAGCTCTGTAAGGATGGAACCCAAGATTGTTTTGCATCAAATAACACCACTGTTGGGGGAGTACTCAAATTTCCAAGGCATAGCAATGAAGAAagg atattttttgattga
- the LOC100776463 gene encoding arabinosyltransferase XEG113 isoform X1 codes for MACEEVAHSRPLFLTIYTIVFVGVVFSSLYVFSAIRYPSTNASTWSLSNEDVRLTEQTLNVSQSGNAHVVPSVPPEARNVKTRPILNIPPRNKKMPSLNTFRLTEELVQQRVKDNIIIVTFGNYAFMDFILTWVEQLNDLGVSNYLVGAMDTKLLEALYWKGIPVFDMGSHMSTDDVGWGSPTFHKMGREKVILINLILPFGYELLMCDTDMVWLKNPLPYLASYPKADVLTSSDQVVPTVVDDSLEIWQEVGAAYNIGIFHWRPTESAKKLAKEWKELLLADDKIWDQNGFNDIVHRQLGPSVDEDSGLVYAYDGNLKLGILPSSIFCSGHTYFVQAMYQQLRLEPYAVHTTFQYAGTEGKRHRLREAMVFRDPPEYYNPPGGFLSFKPSIPKSLLLSGKHTIESHFTLVNYQMKQIRTALAIASLLNRTLVMPPLWCRIDRLWFPHPGVLDGSMTRQPFLCPLDHVFEVNAMLKELPEEEFGPGIDIREYSILDNPILPSEVKKSWLDVQLCKDGTQDCFASNNTTVGGVLKFPRHSNEERYMKVFSSFKDIKVIQFSSMQDAFAGFSDKEREDRFRKRVKRYPGIWCCVLDHTPGHIYYDMYWDEKPEWKPIPPQTSADDHPPW; via the exons ATGGCGTGTGAGGAAGTGGCTCATTCGAGACCTCTGTTCCTCACGATCTACACTATTGTCTTCGTTGGCGTCGTCTTTTCCTCACTCTACGTCTTCTCCGCCATTCGCTACCCCTCCACCAACGCTTCTACTTGGTCCCTTTCAA ATGAGGATGTTCGTCTTACAGAACAAACACTTAACGTTTCTCAGTCGGGAAATGCGCATGTTGTGCCTTCTGTTCCTCCGGAGGCACGAAATGTGAAGACAAGGCCTATTTTGAATATTCCTCCGCGCAATAAAAAGATGCCATCTTTGAATACTTTCAGATTGACCGAAGAATTGGTTCAGCAAAGGGTGAAAGATAACATTATAATTGTGACCTTTGGTAACTATGCATTTATGGACTTTATTCTGACTTGGGTTGAACAGTTGAATGATCTGGGAGTTTCTAATTATCTTGTTG GTGCAATGGATACCAAGTTATTGGAGGCGCTTTATTGGAAAGGGATACCAGTTTTTGACATGGGCAGCCATATGAGTACAGATGATGTTGGCTGGGGGTCTCCAACATTTCATAAAATGGGGAGAGAAAAAGTTATTCTGATCAACTTGATACTGCCTTTCGGTTACGAGCTGTTGATGTGTGACACTGACATGGTTTGGTTGAAg AACCCACTTCCATATCTTGCTAGTTATCCCAAAGCAGATGTTTTAACATCCAGTGATCAAGTTGTTCCAACAGTGGTTGATGATAGTCTGGAAATTTGGCAAGAAG TTGGTGCTGCTTACAACATTGGAATTTTCCATTGGAGACCTACTGAGTCTGCGAAAAAATTAGCAAAGGAATGGAAGGAACTGCTTCTAGCTGATGATAAGATATGGGATCAGAATGGTTTTAATGATATTGTACATAGACAATTAGGACCGTCAGTTGATGAGGACAGTGGACTTGTTTATGCTTATGATGGAAATCTAAAGCTGGGAATTTTGCCTTCAAGTATCTTCTGTAGTGGACATACATATTTTGTCCAG GCTATGTATCAGCAACTCAGATTGGAGCCATATGCAGTGCACACAACATTTCAATATGCAGGCACTGAAGGAAAGCGCCACCGACTGCGAGAAGCCATGGTTTTCCGTGATCCACCAGAATACTATAATCCTCCTG GGGGCTTCTTGTCATTTAAGCCTTCTATTCCAAAAAGCTTGTTGCTAAGTGGGAAGCATACCATTGAATCACATTTTACACTTGTTAATTACCAA ATGAAACAGATTAGAACAGCACTTGCAATTGCTTCCCTTTTGAACAGAACACTG GTGATGCCTCCACTATGGTGCAGAATTGATAGGCTATGGTTTCCCCATCCTGGTGTTTTAGACGGGTCTATGACTAGACAACCTTTTCTCTGTCCTTTGGATCATGTCTTTGAG GTAAATGCCATGTTGAAAGAACTCCCTGAGGAAGAGTTTGGCCCCGGAATAGATATTAGAGAGTACTCAATACTTGATAATCCCATCCTCCCCTCAGAG GTGAAGAAGTCATGGCTTGATGTTCAGCTCTGTAAGGATGGAACCCAAGATTGTTTTGCATCAAATAACACCACTGTTGGGGGAGTACTCAAATTTCCAAGGCATAGCAATGAAGAAagg TACATGAAAGTATTTTCATCATTCAAGGATATAAAAGTCATTCAGTTCTCTTCAATGCAAGATGCTTTTGCAGGTTTCAGCGACAAG GAAAGGGAAGATAGATTCAGAAAACGTGTTAAACGGTACCCAGGTATATGGTGCTGCGTGCTGGATCACACTCCTGGCCACATTTATTACGATATGTACTGGGATGAGAAACCTGAATGGAAGCCAATCCCTCCTCAAACTTCCGCTGATGATCATCCACCATGGTGA
- the LOC100775736 gene encoding pentatricopeptide repeat-containing protein At4g19220, mitochondrial has translation MKTWVVFQLLLKHVKRLANENLALFGPRISPSSHSISKQNYQNGNFSVVKRHGLPITPYAPAMLSHCHCFCSVIQLFDEMPQRYIHGREIHFELVDYIKLCLKKPKIVTATVAHCAALKIGALAHLPTSTSLLTIYSKAGDFTSSKGLFDEIQNRDAIAWNAIVAASLENKCYRIAMDFFDKMIKAQTGFDSTTLLLIVSASLHMKNFDQGRAIHCVSIKSGMLVDISLGNALVDMYAKCGDLSSSECLYEEIECKDAVSWNSIMRGSLYNRHPEKALCYFKRMSFSEETADNVSLCCAISASSSLGELSFGQSVHGLGIKLGYKSHVSVANSLISLYSQCEDIKAAETLFREIALKDIVSWNAMMEGFASNGKIKEVFDLLVQMQKVGFFQPDIVTLITLLPLCAELMLSREGRTIHGYAIRRQMISDHVMLLNSLIGMYSKCNLVEKAELLFNSTAEKDTVSWNAMISGYSHNRYSEEAQNLFTEMLRWGPNCSSSTVFAILSSCNSLNINSIHFGKSVHCWQLKSGFLNHILLINILMHMYINCGDLTASFSILHENSALADIASWNTLIVGCVRCDHFREALETFNLMRQEPPLNYDSITLVSALSACANLELFNLGKSLHGLTVKSPLGSDTRVQNSLITMYDRCRDINSAKVVFKFFSTPNLCSWNCMISALSHNRESREALELFLNLQFEPNEITIIGVLSACTQIGVLRHGKQVHAHVFRTCIQDNSFISAALIDLYSNCGRLDTALQVFRHAKEKSESAWNSMISAYGYHGKGEKAIKLFHEMCESGARVSKSTFVSLLSACSHSGLVNQGLWFYECMLERYGVQPETEHQVYVVDMLGRSGRLDEAYEFAKGCDSSGVWGALLSACNYHGELKLGKKIAQYLFQLEPQNVGHYISLSNMYVAAGSWKDATELRQSIQDLGLRKTAGYSLVDVGL, from the coding sequence atgaaaacatgggtAGTTTTCCAATTACtactaaagcacgttaaaagatTGGCCAATGAAAATTTAGCCTTGTTTGGACCTAGAATATCACCATCATCCCATTCAATTTCTAAACAGAACTACCAAAATGGGAACTTCAGCGTTGTTAAGCGACACGGGCTTCCCATTACTCCATATGCTCCTGCAATGTTATCGCATTGTCATTGTTTTTGCAGCGTCATTCAGCTGTTTGACGAAATGCCACAAAGATATATACATGGGAGAGAGATCCATTTTGAGCTTGTTGATTACATCAAATTGTGCCTcaaaaaacccaaaattgtgACTGCCACTGTTGCCCATTGTGCAGCCTTAAAGATAGGTGCTCTAGCTCACCTCCCCACTTCAACATCTCTACTCACTATTTATTCCAAGGCTGGAGACTTTACCTCTTCAAAGGGTTTGTTTGATGAGATTCAGAATAGAGATGCGATTGCTTGGAATGCTATTGTTGCAGCATCTCTTGAAAATAAGTGTTATAGGATAGCAATGGACTTCTTTGATAAAATGATCAAGGCCCAAACTGGGTTTGATTCTACTACTCTATTGCTTATTGTATCAGCTTCCTTACACATGAAAAACTTTGATCAAGGACGCGCAATTCATTGTGTGAGTATAAAATCTGGAATGCTTGTGGATATCAGTTTAGGTAATGCTCTTGTTGACATGTATGCCAAGTGTGGTGATCTAAGCTCTTCTGAGTGCCTATATGAAGAGATTGAATGTAAAGATGCAGTTTCATGGAATTCAATTATGAGAGGCAGTCTTTACAACCGTCATCCAGAAAAAGCATTGTGTTACTTCAAAAGAATGAGTTTTTCTGAAGAAACAGCAGACAATGTCAGTCTATGTTGTGCCATTTCCGCGTCTTCAAGTTTGGGAGAGCTGTCTTTTGGTCAGTCCGTTCACGGTCTGGGAATCAAGCTAGGCTACAAGTCACATGTTTCAGTTGCCAACTCTCTCATTTCATTATATTCACAATGTGAAGACATCAAGGCTGCTGAAACACTATTCAGAGAAATAGCACTTAAAGATATTGTTTCCTGGAATGCAATGATGGAAGGATTTGCTTCAAATGGAAAGATTAAGGAAGTGTTTGATCTTCTGGTTCAAATGCAAAAAGTAGGGTTTTTCCAGCCTGATATAGTGACATTAATTACCCTACTTCCACTTTGTGCAGAACTGATGCTCTCCAGAGAAGGAAGAACTATCCATGGATATGCAATTCGAAGACAGATGATATCTGATCATGTTATGTTACTGAACAGTCTGATAGGCATGTATTCAAAGTGCAACCTAGTGGAGAAAGCTGAGCTCTTGTTCAATTCTACTGCAGAGAAAGACACAGTCTCATGGAATGCAATGATATCTGGCTATTCCCATAACAGGTATTCTGAAgaagctcaaaatttgttcacaGAGATGCTACGTTGGGGTCCAAATTGCAGCTCATCAACTGTTTTTGCTATTCTTTCATCCTGCAACTCCCTTAATATTAATAGTATCCACTTCGGAAAATCAGTTCACTGCTGGCAGTTGAAATCTGGATTTTTGAACCAcattcttttaataaatattctcaTGCACATGTATATCAATTGTGGGGACCTGACAGCCAGTTTCTCAATTTTGCACGAGAATTCTGCTTTAGCAGATATAGCTTCATGGAACACACTAATTGTGGGGTGTGTTCGATGTGACCATTTTAGAGAGGCTCTAGAGACTTTCAACTTGATGAGACAGGAACCTCCTCTAAACTATGACTCTATAACCCTTGTTAGTGCCTTGTCTGCCTGTGCAAACCTGGAACTATTCAACCTAGGGAAGTCTCTTCACGGCCTTACAGTTAAGTCTCCTTTGGGATCAGATACTCGGGTTCAGAACTCGTTAATTACCATGTATGACAGATGCAGGGACATCAATAGTGCCAAAGTAGTGTTTAAATTCTTCTCAACTCCCAATCTGTGCTCATGGAATTGCATGATCTCAGCATTATCTCATAATAGAGAAAGTAGAGAGGCACTGGAACTATTTCTCAATCTTCAGTTCGAACCAAATGAGATCACCATTATTGGTGTTCTCTCAGCTTGCACTCAAATTGGTGTCCTAAGACATGGAAAACAAGTTCATGCCCATGTGTTCAGGACTTGCATTCAAGACAATTCTTTCATATCAGCAGCTCTTATAGATTTGTATAGCAACTGTGGAAGATTAGACACTGCCCTCCAAGTATTCAGACATGCCAAGGAGAAGTCAGAATCAGCTTGGAATTCAATGATTTCTGCATATGGATACCATGGAAAGGGTGAGAAAGCAATCAAACTCTTTCATGAAATGTGTGAGTCAGGAGCAAGGGTGAGCAAAAGCACTTTTGTTAGCCTTTTATCAGCATGCAGCCATTCTGGACTTGTGAACCAAGGTCTTTGGTTTTATGAGTGTATGTTGGAGAGATATGGAGTACAACCTGAGACTGAGCATCAAGTTTATGTGGTTGACATGCTAGGAAGATCAGGTAGACTAGATGAGGCTTATGAGTTTGCTAAGGGGTGTGACAGCTCAGGTGTGTGGGGAGCTCTCCTAAGTGCATGCAACTATCATGGAGAACTCAAGTTGGGGAAAAAAATTGCTCAATATCTCTTTCAACTTGAACCTCAAAATGTTGGACATTACATATCTTTGTCAAATATGTATGTTGCTGCAGGAAGCTGGAAAGATGCTACCGAGTTGAGACAATCTATCCAGGACTTGGGTTTAAGAAAAACCGCAGGTTATAGCCTTGTAGATGTTGGTTTGTGA
- the LOC121174795 gene encoding uncharacterized protein, with protein MWKTNQPNTAESFGMNKIIRVHVALVVDQYLDDNNFSQTHSTFRNEASSLFSDSLINESPPSPNVEMMNTKYAVVPQSRLCNETPPGQNTLLPSSNTINNQVISRPPSPIQSSYGNFAPNKSQTQGSIVTQCSYVSHPKISPVATCNGEASPSCCNVIQTKRVMVSPTNQMSDTESSRSISPVNTDSDMASKRNRVTDRLDASNEHKSLDKSDIECSDWEKILLSDVLDPHECNAKFEQLLQ; from the exons ATGTGGAAGACTAACCAACCCAATACGGCAGAGTCGTTTGGAATGAACAAGATCATTCGTGTTCATGTTGCCCTCGTCGTCGACCAGTACCTCGACGACAACAATTTTTCTCAAACGCATTCCACCTTCCGCAACGAGGCTTCCTCCCTCTTTTCTGATTCGTTGATCAATGAG AGTCCACCCTCACCCAATGTCGAGATGATGAACACAAAGTATGCAGTGGTTCCTCAATCAAGGCTTTGTAATGAAACTCCTCCAG GTCAAAACACATTGTTGCCATCAAGTAATACCATCAATAATCAAGTAATTTCTCGGCCCCCTTCTCCAATTCAATCATCATATGGGAATTTTGCCCCCAACAAATCACAGACTCAAGGATCTATTGTTACCCAATGCTCATATGTATCCCATCCTAAGATTTCTCCGGTTGCAACATGTAATGGGGAGGCTAGTCCCTCTTGTTGCAATGTAATTCAAACCAAGAGAGTTATGGTTAGTCCTACAAATCAAATGTCCGATACAGAGAGTAGTCGTAGCATTTCTCCTGTTAATACTGATTCAGACATGGCAAGTAAGAGGAATCGTGTAACGGATAGGCTGGATGCCTCTAATGAGCATAAAAGCTTGGACAAATCTGATATTGAATGTTCAGACTGGGAGAAAATCTTACTCAGTGATGTGTTAG ATCCTCATGAATGCAATGCTAAGTTTGAACAACTCCTACAGTAG